The following proteins are encoded in a genomic region of Drosophila miranda strain MSH22 chromosome 4, D.miranda_PacBio2.1, whole genome shotgun sequence:
- the LOC117189125 gene encoding eukaryotic translation initiation factor 4E1-like has translation MVNTGYDGSAMGGHMPISGEELELKTSSNEVRNLLHYDMLIKHPLEHTWTVWHWENDRSKDWSDMLNEVTSFNTVEDFFTVYYFIKPPSQLSDFNDYMVFKQGVRPMWEDDINKDGGRWIIMLDKNTKAMNDKLWQDLLLCSIGECFQHSNEINGVVINLRKKANKLSLWTKNSANAQAVLYLGQQLKGLLKLTNVEIQYQAHKDAIVQHGSNFNAMYKL, from the exons ATGGTGAATACGGGCTACGATGGTTCTGCAATGGGCGGGCACATGCCCATATCGGGCGAGGAGCTTGAGTTGAAGACTTCGTCCAATGAAGTGAGGAACCTCCTGCACTATGATATGCTTATAAAGCATCCTCTGGAGCACACCTGGACGGTGTGGCATTGGGAGAATGATCGCTCAAAGGACTGGAGTGATATGCTTAATGAAGTGACGAGCTTCAATACGGTTGAAGATTTCTTTAC GGTGTACTATTTTATCAAGCCACCATCTCAGCTAAGCGACTTCAACGATTATATGGTATTCAAGCAGGGAGTGCG TCCCATGTGGGAGGATGATATTAACAAAGATGGCGGCCGTTGGATTATAATGTTGGACAAAAACACCAAGGCCATGAATGACAAATTGTGGCAGGATTTG CTTTTGTGCAGCATTGGCGAGTGCTTCCAACACTCGAATGAGATCAACGGCGTTGTCATCAATCTGCGCAAGAAGGCCAACAAGTTGT CTCTCTGGACCAAAAACTCGGCTAATGCTCAGGCTGTGCTGTACCTGGGCCAGCAGTTAAAGGGACTGCTAAAATTGACCAACGTTGAGATACAGTACCAGGCACACAAGGATGCCATTGTCCAGCATGGATCTAATTTTAATGCAATGTATAAGTTGTAA
- the LOC117189124 gene encoding eukaryotic translation initiation factor 4E1-like, whose product MVYTGYDGSAMGGHMPISGEELELKTSSNEVRNLLHYDMLIKHPLEHTWTVWHWENDRSKHWSDMLIEVTSFNTVEDFFTVYYFIKPPSQLSDFNDYMVFKQGVRPMWEDDINKDGGRWIIMLDKNTKAMNDKLWQDLLLCSIGECFQHSNEINGVVINLRKKANKLSLWTKNSANAQAVLYLGQQLKGLLKLTNVEIQYQAHKDAIVQHGSNFNAMYKL is encoded by the exons ATGGTGTATACGGGCTACGATGGTTCTGCAATGGGCGGGCACATGCCCATATCGGGCGAGGAGCTTGAGTTGAAGACTTCGTCCAATGAAGTGAGGAACCTCCTGCACTATGATATGCTTATAAAGCATCCTCTGGAGCACACCTGGACGGTGTGGCATTGGGAGAATGATCGCTCAAAGCACTGGAGCGATATGCTTATTGAAGTGACGAGCTTCAATACGGTTGAAGATTTCTTTAC GGTGTACTATTTTATCAAGCCACCATCTCAGCTAAGCGACTTCAACGATTATATGGTATTCAAGCAGGGAGTGCG TCCCATGTGGGAGGATGATATTAACAAAGATGGCGGCCGTTGGATTATAATGTTGGACAAAAACACCAAGGCCATGAATGACAAATTGTGGCAGGATTTG CTTTTGTGCAGCATTGGCGAGTGCTTCCAACACTCGAATGAGATCAACGGCGTTGTCATCAATCTGCGCAAGAAGGCCAACAAGTTGT CTCTCTGGACCAAAAACTCGGCTAATGCTCAGGCTGTGCTGTACCTGGGCCAGCAGTTAAAGGGACTGCTAAAATTGACCAACGTTGAGATACAGTACCAGGCACACAAGGATGCCATTGTCCAGCATGGATCTAATTTTAATGCAATGTATAAGTTGTAA
- the LOC117189130 gene encoding uncharacterized protein LOC117189130, whose protein sequence is MPNPDDADRQSCGRQQYLCLAFPQYLPASPRWSRITPTFTEMDTQLKAEILPDSPEQKALFKERKRVELQLQNLDRKTLKNENEENRQQYLCLTFAQHQPASPRWSRITPTLKCFT, encoded by the exons ATGCCCAATCCTGATGATGCCGATCGCCAGTCGTGCGGGCGTCAGCAATATCTGTGCCTCGCCTTTCCGCAATATCTGCCTGCCTCACCAAGATGGAGCAGAATAACACCAACATTCACCGAGATGGACACCCAGCTGAAGGCGGAAATATTGCCGGACAGTCCGGAGCAGAAGGCTCTGTTCAAGGAGAGGAAGCGAGTTGAGCTTCAGTTGCAGAATCTGGACAGAAAGACCTTGAAGAACGAGAACGAGGAAAATCGTCAGCAATATCTGTGCCTCACCTTTGCGCAACATCAGCCTGCCTCACCAAGATGGAGTAGAATAACACCAACACTCAAATGCTTCACTT AG
- the LOC108163377 gene encoding uncharacterized protein LOC108163377 encodes MVLVVLVKLGVVAGVAFATKQMGFWESPEHSVVLLENAREHLSPYAADLKDRICCWKCQEKCKEEFEPKPWRDSWIESWNDTIKKVFHFLNQMPNYYHRFSEDVQQAVTDLAKEKDQKQTTRSKVDKTSAKSN; translated from the coding sequence atgGTTCTTGTGGTGCTCGTCAAACTGGGCGTGGTAGCTGGCGTTGCCTTTGCCACCAAGCAGATGGGATTTTGGGAGAGTCCGGAGCACTCGGTTGTGCTTTTAGAGAATGCCAGAGAACATCTGAGTCCTTACGCAGCGGACCTGAAGGACCGGATCTGCTGCTGGAAATGCCAGGAGAAATGCAAAGAGGAATTCGAGCCGAAGCCCTGGCGAGATTCCTGGATAGAGTCCTGGAATGACACCATCAAGAAAGTCTTCCACTTCCTGAATCAGATGCCTAACTACTATCACCGCTTTTCGGAGGATGTGCAGCAAGCCGTAACCGATTTGGCCAAGGAAAAGGACCAGAAGCAAACCACTCGCTCAAAGGTGGACAAAACTTCGGCTAAATCTAATTGA